In Phocoena phocoena chromosome 3, mPhoPho1.1, whole genome shotgun sequence, a single window of DNA contains:
- the HSH2D gene encoding hematopoietic SH2 domain-containing protein isoform X2 has product MTEARKLPPPLPPRLDWDAENLLESQPLGSFLIRVSHSHVGYTLSYKAQNCCRHFMVKLLDDGSFIIPGEERAHASLVALVTFHQQQPLRPHGDLLTQPSQQKDPANADYKDLFLFSNALAEEATSSALGLSKYQNPSSCPMAPLEEAFTNPVPLHRRKEGKPLAEPDGASTEKATSSCPPKAPLEEVRQKIWRNLKILPQTGKKVQQELKSQLVAASSPLWDAKPLVVAHGSGAGAGDSAWKNNVYTDPQAPRDRDEPSRKASRSASWSETTSRVRDWHQAVVRALSSHVSKPEPRGSKEPQDCLPEEYRSPPPFAPGYC; this is encoded by the exons ATGACGGAGGCCAGAAAGCTGCCCCCACCACTGCCTCCAAGACTGGACTG GGATGCCGAGAACTTGCTGGAGTCACAGCCACTGGGATCCTTCCTCATCAGGGTCAGTCACAGCCACGTGGGCTACACGCTCTCTTACAA AGCTCAGAACTGCTGCCGCCACTTCATGGTGAAACTTTTGGACGATGGGAGCTTCATCATCCCTGGGGAAGAGAGAGCCCATGCCTCTCTAGTTGCCTTGGTCACCTTCCATCAGCAGCAGCCGTTGCGGCCACACGGGGATCTGCTGACGCAGCCCAGCCAGCAG AAGGATCCAGCAAATGCGGATTATAAggatctcttccttttctccaacGCATTGGCTGAGGAAGCCACCAGCTCTGCTCTTGGCCTCAGCAAATATCAGAATCCCTCCTCTTGTCCCATGGCCCCACTTGAAGAG GCCTTCACAAACCCAGTCCCGCTCCATCGGCGAAAAGAAGGGAAGCCATTGGCAGAGCCGGACGGGGCATCCACGGAGAAAGCTACTTCCTCCTGCCCCCCGAAAGCTCCTCTTGAGGAGGTCCGCCAGAAAATCTGGAGGAATCTCAAGATACTCCCCCAGACGGGCAAGAAGGTCCAGCAGGAGCTGAAATCCCAGCTGGTGGCTGCGAGCTCACCACTCTGGGACGCCAAGCCATTGGTGGTGGCCCATGGCtctggagctggagcaggggACTCAGCCTGGAAAAATAACGTCTACACAGACCCCCAAGCTCCAAGAGACAGAGATGAGCCCTCCAGGAAAGCCTCAAGGTCAGCCAGCTGGAGCGAGACAACCTCGAGGGTCAGGGACTGGCACCAGGCAGTGGTGAGGGCCCTGTCCTCACATGTGTCCAAACCGGAGCCGAGGGGCTCGAAAGAACCACAGGACTGTCTCCCCGAGGAGTACCGCTCACCGCCACCCTTCGCCCCTGGGTACTGCTAG
- the FAM32A gene encoding protein FAM32A: MEAYEQVQKAPLKLKGVAELGVTKRKKKKKDKDKAKLLEAMGTSKKNEEEKRRGLDKRTPAQAAFEKMQEKRQMERILKKASKTHKQRVEDFNRHLDTLTEHYDIPKVSWTK, translated from the exons ATGGAGGCCTACGAGCAGGTCCAGAAGGCGCCCCTGAAGCTGAAAGGCGTGGCAGAGCTCGGAGTGACTAAGCG gaagaagaaaaagaaggacaaagacAAGGCGAAACTGCTGGAAGCGATGGGAACAAGCAAAAAGAACGAGGAGGAGAAGCGGCGCGGCCTGGACAAGCGGACACCGGCCCAGGCGGCCTTCGAGAAGATGCAGGAGAAGCGG cAAATGGAAAGGATCCTGAAGAAAGCATCCAAAACCCACAAGCAGAGAGTAGAG GACTTCAACAGACACCTGGACACACTCACGGAGCACTATGACATTCCCAAAGTCAGCTGGACAAAGTAG
- the CIB3 gene encoding calcium and integrin-binding family member 3 isoform X2, protein MGNKQTVFTHEQLEAYQDNPFRQRIAQVFSEDGDGHMTLDNFLDMFSVMSEMAPCDLKAYYAFKIYDFNNDDYICVWDLEQTVTKLTRGELSAEEVSLVCEKVLDEADGDHDGRLSLEDFQNMILRAPDFLSTFHIRI, encoded by the exons ATGGGCAACAAGCAAACAGTATTTACTCATGAGCAGCTGGAAGCATATCAG GACAACCCTTTCCGTCAGAGGATTGCCCAGGTCTTCTCCGAGGATGGGGATGGCCACATGACCTTGGACAACTTCTTGGACATGTTTTCTGTGATGAGTGAAATGGCTCCCTGCGACCTCAAAGCCTACTAcgcttttaaaatttatg ACTTTAACAACGATGACTACATCTGTGTGTGGGACCTGGAGCAGACGGTGACCAAGCTAACGCGGGGAGAGCTGAGCGCTGAGGAGGTGAGCCTGGTGTGTGAGAAGGTGCTGGATGAGGCCGACGGGGACCACGACGGGCGACTGTCCCTGGAAGACTTCCAGAACATGATCCTGCGGGCGCCGGACTTCCTCAG CACCTTCCACATCCGCATCTGA
- the HSH2D gene encoding hematopoietic SH2 domain-containing protein isoform X1: protein MTEARKLPPPLPPRLDWFVQTQVDQLTCGGVPEWFHGAISREDAENLLESQPLGSFLIRVSHSHVGYTLSYKAQNCCRHFMVKLLDDGSFIIPGEERAHASLVALVTFHQQQPLRPHGDLLTQPSQQKDPANADYKDLFLFSNALAEEATSSALGLSKYQNPSSCPMAPLEEAFTNPVPLHRRKEGKPLAEPDGASTEKATSSCPPKAPLEEVRQKIWRNLKILPQTGKKVQQELKSQLVAASSPLWDAKPLVVAHGSGAGAGDSAWKNNVYTDPQAPRDRDEPSRKASRSASWSETTSRVRDWHQAVVRALSSHVSKPEPRGSKEPQDCLPEEYRSPPPFAPGYC, encoded by the exons ATGACGGAGGCCAGAAAGCTGCCCCCACCACTGCCTCCAAGACTGGACTGGTTCGTGCAGACTCAGGTGGACCAGCTGACCTGTGGAGGGGTCCCTGAGTGGTTCCATGGTGCCATCTCAAGAGA GGATGCCGAGAACTTGCTGGAGTCACAGCCACTGGGATCCTTCCTCATCAGGGTCAGTCACAGCCACGTGGGCTACACGCTCTCTTACAA AGCTCAGAACTGCTGCCGCCACTTCATGGTGAAACTTTTGGACGATGGGAGCTTCATCATCCCTGGGGAAGAGAGAGCCCATGCCTCTCTAGTTGCCTTGGTCACCTTCCATCAGCAGCAGCCGTTGCGGCCACACGGGGATCTGCTGACGCAGCCCAGCCAGCAG AAGGATCCAGCAAATGCGGATTATAAggatctcttccttttctccaacGCATTGGCTGAGGAAGCCACCAGCTCTGCTCTTGGCCTCAGCAAATATCAGAATCCCTCCTCTTGTCCCATGGCCCCACTTGAAGAG GCCTTCACAAACCCAGTCCCGCTCCATCGGCGAAAAGAAGGGAAGCCATTGGCAGAGCCGGACGGGGCATCCACGGAGAAAGCTACTTCCTCCTGCCCCCCGAAAGCTCCTCTTGAGGAGGTCCGCCAGAAAATCTGGAGGAATCTCAAGATACTCCCCCAGACGGGCAAGAAGGTCCAGCAGGAGCTGAAATCCCAGCTGGTGGCTGCGAGCTCACCACTCTGGGACGCCAAGCCATTGGTGGTGGCCCATGGCtctggagctggagcaggggACTCAGCCTGGAAAAATAACGTCTACACAGACCCCCAAGCTCCAAGAGACAGAGATGAGCCCTCCAGGAAAGCCTCAAGGTCAGCCAGCTGGAGCGAGACAACCTCGAGGGTCAGGGACTGGCACCAGGCAGTGGTGAGGGCCCTGTCCTCACATGTGTCCAAACCGGAGCCGAGGGGCTCGAAAGAACCACAGGACTGTCTCCCCGAGGAGTACCGCTCACCGCCACCCTTCGCCCCTGGGTACTGCTAG
- the CIB3 gene encoding calcium and integrin-binding family member 3 isoform X1, whose product MGNKQTVFTHEQLEAYQDCTFFTRKEIMRLFYRYQDLAPQLVPLDYTSYPDVKVPYELIGSMPELKDNPFRQRIAQVFSEDGDGHMTLDNFLDMFSVMSEMAPCDLKAYYAFKIYDFNNDDYICVWDLEQTVTKLTRGELSAEEVSLVCEKVLDEADGDHDGRLSLEDFQNMILRAPDFLSTFHIRI is encoded by the exons ATGGGCAACAAGCAAACAGTATTTACTCATGAGCAGCTGGAAGCATATCAG GACTGCACCTTCTTCACGAGGAAGGAAATCATGAG GCTCTTCTATCGCTACCAGGACCTTGCCCCCCAGCTTGTCCCTCTCGACTATACCAGCTACCCTGATGTGAAGGTTCCTTACGAGCTCATTGGCAGCATGCCTGAACTGAAG GACAACCCTTTCCGTCAGAGGATTGCCCAGGTCTTCTCCGAGGATGGGGATGGCCACATGACCTTGGACAACTTCTTGGACATGTTTTCTGTGATGAGTGAAATGGCTCCCTGCGACCTCAAAGCCTACTAcgcttttaaaatttatg ACTTTAACAACGATGACTACATCTGTGTGTGGGACCTGGAGCAGACGGTGACCAAGCTAACGCGGGGAGAGCTGAGCGCTGAGGAGGTGAGCCTGGTGTGTGAGAAGGTGCTGGATGAGGCCGACGGGGACCACGACGGGCGACTGTCCCTGGAAGACTTCCAGAACATGATCCTGCGGGCGCCGGACTTCCTCAG CACCTTCCACATCCGCATCTGA